A portion of the Calliphora vicina chromosome 5, idCalVici1.1, whole genome shotgun sequence genome contains these proteins:
- the LOC135962003 gene encoding putative sodium-dependent multivitamin transporter — translation MSNFDAWDYAVLITILAISASIGIYYRLSGGKQKTTKEYLMADQSMSALPVSFSLMASFMSAITLLGVSNESYQFGIMFCAINIAYILSTPLAAYGFLPVFYRMRTTSVYEYLERRFGHSMRLVASLAYSVQMILYMGIVLYAPALALEAVTGLSHVAAILAIGLVCTFYSTLGGMKAVLITDVFQSLLMFAGIYSVIIVSAIKAGGLKPIWQAAQETGRLDVSAISLDPTVRHTWWSLIIGGMVTYLSLYGVNQTQVQRLLSVRDLKGAQTALWWNLPILSCLSFSTLFTGLAIFYYYRNCDPVLNGRIKSRDQLMPLFAIDTMGQYPGLCGLFVSGIFSASLSTVSSAVSSLSAVTLEDYLKPLYKKLFKRPMSDSSTTLPSKIMACLYGLVCIALAFGAGSMGGVLQASLTIFGVVGGPLLAVFTLGMCTTRANQRGVIAGLLCGLGFAFWIGFGGPKPPPPSLPLSDDGCVVATNATLVAESLRVIEELVNTTISTTTEQSFTAADQQYFWLYRLSYMWYCVIGFIITLICGYSFSRLLERFGLADNSQIYLDISCKQIDYDLFVPILSRKLQHQAAASEELGKLNYCNAMT, via the exons ATGTCTAATTTTGATGCCTGGGATTATGCGGTGTTGATCACCATCCTGGCCATTTCAGCCTCTATAGGCATTTACTATCGCCTGTCGGGCGGCAAACAAAAAACCACCAAAGAATATTTAATGGCTGACCAAAGTATGTCAGCGTTACCAGTATCATTTAGTTTAATGGCCAGTTTCATGTCGGCCATAACCCTGTTGGGTGTCTCCAATGAAAGCTATCAGTTTGGCATAATGTTTTGTGCCATCAATATTGCCTACATCTTGAGTACTCCCTTGGCAGCGTATGGATTTCTACCGGTGTTCTATCGCATGCGCACCACCAGTGTTTATGAGTATTTGGAGAGGCGTTTTGGTCACAGCATGCGTTTGGTGGCCTCGTTGGCCTATTCGGTACAAATGATTTTATATATGGGCATTGTGCTGTATGCCCCCGCCTTGGCTCTGGAAGCTGTAACGGGTTTAAGTCATGTGGCGGCCATTTTAGCCATTGGTTTGGTGTGCACTTTTTACTCGACACTGGGTGGCATGAAAGCTGTTCTCATCACCGATGTCTTTCAATCTCTATTGATGTTTGCCGGCATTTATTCGGTGATCATAGTATCGGCCATTAAGGCGGGAGGTCTTAAGCCTATTTGGCAGGCTGCTCAGGAAACCGGACGTTTAGATGTTTCAGCTATCTCTTTGGATCCTACAGTACGTCACACCTGGTGGAGTTTAATTATTGGCGGTATGGTTACGTATCTGTCGCTCTATGGCGTAAATCAAACTCAGGTTCAGCGTTTGTTGAGTGTGAGAGACTTGAAGGGAGCTCAAACTGCATTGTGGTGGAATCTGCCTATTCTGAGTTGTTTGAGTTTTAGTACACTATTTACGGGTCTGGCGATATTTTACTATTATCGTAATTGTGATCCTGTTCTGAATGGCCGTATTAAGTCAAGAGATCAATTGATGCCATTATTTGCTATAGATACTATGG GTCAATATCCCGGTTTATGTGGCCTCTTTGTTTCCGGAATCTTCTCCGCCAGTCTGTCAACCGTGTCCTCGGCCGTCAGCTCACTATCGGCTGTAACACTAGAGGATTATTTAAAACCTTTGTATAAGAAACTTTTCAAGCGACCCATGTCCGACTCCAGTACCACTTTGCCTTCGAAAATAATGGCCTGCCTTTATGGTCTAGTGTGCATAGCCTTGGCCTTTGGAGCTGGTTCTATGGGCGGTGTATTGCAGGCTTCACTTACAATTTTCGGTGTGGTGGGTGGTCCGCTATTGGCTGTTTTCACTTTAGGCATGTGCACAACCCGAGCCAATCAAAGAGGCGTAATAGCTGGGCTTTTATGTGGTCTAGGTTTTGCATTTTGGATTGGTTTTGGAGGTCCCAAGCCACCACCACCATCTTTGCCTCTATCCGATGATGGCTGTGTCGTTGCTACAAATGCAACTTTAGTAGCAGAATCATTAAGAGTCATAGAGGAGCTTGTAAATACTACAATAAGCACCACCACCGAACAGAGTTTCACAGCGGCGGATCAACAATATTTCTGGCTGTATCGTCTGTCTTACATGTGGTATTGTGTTATAGGTTTCATTATCACCCTTATTTGTGGCTACTCTTTCAGTCGGCTGCTCGAACGCTTTGGCTTGGCTGATAATTCTCAAATATATTTGGATATATCGTGCAAACAAATCGACTATGATTTATTTGTGCCCATTTTGTCGCGCAAACTGCAACATCAAGCTGCTGCCTCCGAAGAGTTGggtaaattaaattattgtaatGCTATGActtaa